Within Deinococcus aestuarii, the genomic segment TCAGGCGGCGCCCCACCCAGAATGCGGGCGGGCAGGGTGGAGGTGGTCATGGTGTGCCCTCCAATGCCACGAGAACATCCTCGGGGTCAGGGGTGCCGTCCAGGTGCACTTCCCGTTCGTGGGAGAACCCGCCGAGACGATACCGTCCACCGTCGGCGCTGAGGACCCGCGCATTCCAGGGGCAGGCTTCCGAGGCGAGGAGGGCGACGGCAGCGGCGACGTTTTCCACCGGAAGGCTTGGGGCACGGGCGCGGTCACGAAAGATGCGGGTTCCAGCCACGGGAGCGACGGCGTTGGTGCGGATGCCGGAGTTCGCCCCCTCTCCGGCCAGGCCGTTCATCAGCCCGAACTGCGCTGCCTTGCCAACCCCGTAGGCGGTGACGTCAGAGCCCGCGGAGGCGTTCAGTCCGTACCCGCTGGCCGTCAGCACCAGACGTCCGTAGCCGCGCGACCGCATGTGGGGCCAGGCGGCGCGGCACAACCAATACGGGGCATCGATGTTCACCAACCGCATGGCCTCCCACTCCTCGGGGGTGGTCGCGGTAATCGGGCCGTAGCGGACGATCCCGGCGTTGTGGATCAGGGCGTCCAGCCGTCCGAACCGCTCGACCGTGCGTTCGACCAGGCCCTCGCAGCCCGGGCGGGTGTTCAGGTTCACGTCGTCCGCTACGGCCTGTCCACCCGCCCGGGTGATGGCGTCCGCCACAGCCCGTGCCGGGGCGGGGTCGCCGCCCGCACCGTCCCGCTCAACGCCCGCATCGTGAACGACCACCGTGCCTCCCAGACGGGCGATCAGGCGCGCGTACGCCTCACCCAGCCCGCGCCCCGCGCCCGTGACCAGCACCACCCGCCCGTCGAACCTCACCCTCATGCGCCCTCCGCCTCGATCTCGACGAGGTGCCGGGGGTCGATCAGCGCCGCCCCCTGCACCAGGCTCGCGGCGGGGCGGATGGTCCCGAAGACCTCCCCGTGCGCCCGGCCGACCGCCTCCCACCGGCCGATGTCGGTCACGAACATCCGGGTGCGGACGACGTGTTCCAGCCCTGCCTCGGCCTCCCGAAGCGCCCAGGCGACGATCTCCGGCGCCGCCCGGGTCTGCCCGTAGGCGTCCCCGACGGACACGACCTCGCCGTCCACGGTGGCGGTCGTGCCCGCGACATGGACGACGTTCCCGACCCGCACGGCGCGCGAGGAGCCGACCACCGCCTCCCAGGGCGAGGAGCCGCCGATGTTCCGCCTCATGGGGGGAGGGTAGCAGTCGGGGCGACCCGTCCCGCCGGGGCCCGGGCCGGGCGGCGCGAGGGTGCCCGTCGGGAGCGGTGAAATGAGGACCCGGCCATGCGAAGCGCCCGCTCTCCTCCGGCCGTTCCCGGTCGTCCGGCAGGATTGACTGGAGTTGTGGACACGGGCGGGGCTCACGGCGCGTAGGGTGGAGGAAAGCGGGGGGGGCCGGAGAACTTCTCAGGAGGTGGAATGGACGTGTCGGAGGAGTGGCAAGTGGAACTCGGCCCGGCGGCGGCCGGGCGGCTCGGGCGGGAGGCCGGACTCGGGGAGGCCGAGGCTGGGCGCGTCCTGCGGGAGGGCCTGCCCCTGCTGCGCGCCGCGCTCGCCGAGCAGGCCCGCACCCCCGGGGGCGAGCGCCAGATCGCCGAGGCCGTCCAGAACCTGCCCCGCTTCGCCGGCGTCGAGGCGGCACTTGGCGGTCCCGGGGGAGCGCAGGCCCTCTTGCGCGCCGGACAGCTTCTCGGCCCGGCCCTGCTCGGCCCCGGGGCGGCCGCCATCGC encodes:
- a CDS encoding SDR family NAD(P)-dependent oxidoreductase, whose translation is MRVRFDGRVVLVTGAGRGLGEAYARLIARLGGTVVVHDAGVERDGAGGDPAPARAVADAITRAGGQAVADDVNLNTRPGCEGLVERTVERFGRLDALIHNAGIVRYGPITATTPEEWEAMRLVNIDAPYWLCRAAWPHMRSRGYGRLVLTASGYGLNASAGSDVTAYGVGKAAQFGLMNGLAGEGANSGIRTNAVAPVAGTRIFRDRARAPSLPVENVAAAVALLASEACPWNARVLSADGGRYRLGGFSHEREVHLDGTPDPEDVLVALEGTP
- a CDS encoding RidA family protein, producing the protein MRRNIGGSSPWEAVVGSSRAVRVGNVVHVAGTTATVDGEVVSVGDAYGQTRAAPEIVAWALREAEAGLEHVVRTRMFVTDIGRWEAVGRAHGEVFGTIRPAASLVQGAALIDPRHLVEIEAEGA